CTGAAGCACTTCGTCGGTTACTCCGCCTCGCGCGCCGGGCGCAACTTCGCCCCGGTGCACGCCGGCCCCCGGGAGCTGGCCGACGTGCTGCTCCCGCCGTTCGAGATGGCGATCCTCGACGGCGACGCGCGCTCCGTGATGCACTCGTACGCCGAGATCGACGGGGTGCCCGTGGCCGCCGATCCGACGTTGCTGACCGGTGTGCTGCACGACCGGTGGGGCTTCGACGGCACGGTGGTGGCCGACTACTTCGGCGTGGCGTTCCTCAACCTCCTGCACCACGTCGCCGGCGACCACGCGCAGGCGGCCGTGCAGGCGCTGACCGCCGGTGTCGACATCGAGCTGCCGACCGGCGACGCCTACCTGACCCTGGCCGAGACGGTGCGGGCCGGCAAGCTCGACGAGTCCCTCGTCGACCGGGCGGTGCTGCGGGTGCTGCGCCAGAAGCTGGAACTCGGGCTGCTCGACGCCACCTTCACCGACGAGCCGCCGCAGGCGGTCGACCTCGACTCGCCCGAGCACCGCGCGATCGCCCGCCGCCTGGCGGAGGAGTCGCTCGTCCTGGTCGCCAACCAGGGCGCCCTGCCGCTGCCCGCCGGCCGGCGGATGGCGGTCATCGGCCCGAACGCCGACCGGCAGAGTGCGCTCTTCGGCTGCTACTCCTTCCTCAACCACGTCCTGGTCCAGCACCCCGACGTGGAGACCGGCATCGCGGTGCCGACGGTGCTCGACGCGGTACGCGACGAGTTCGGCGGCGATCTCGTCAGCTGGGCGCGCGGTTGTGCCGTGGACGACGACGACCGGTCCGGCTTCGACGAGGCGGTCGAGGCGGCCACCGCCGCGGACGTCGCCGTCCTGGTCGTCGGCGACCACGCCGGTCTCTTCGGGCGTGGCACGGTCGGCGAGGGCTGTGACCGGGACGACCTGGCGCTGCCCGGCGTCCAACGCGACCTGGTCGAGGCGGTGCTGGCGACGGGTACGCCGGTCGTCCTGGTGCTGCTCACCGGCCGGCCGTACGCGGTCGACTGGGCGCTGGCCCGGTGCGCGGCGGTGGTGCAGACGTTCTTCCCCGGTGAGGAGGGCGCCGGCGCGATCGCGGGCGTGCTCTCCGGGCGGGTCAACCCGTCGGGCCGGCTGCCGGTCAGCCTGCCCCGCTCGGCGGGGGCGCAACCGTACTCCTACCTGCATCCCACGCTCGGCGAGG
This is a stretch of genomic DNA from Micromonospora sp. WMMD1082. It encodes these proteins:
- a CDS encoding glycoside hydrolase family 3 N-terminal domain-containing protein, with translation MTEVHEVVGGPAPVSAPTGPGQDRPVRPDRPERYGPAGEARVRELLGRMTIEEKVAQLVGFWEKGEGEAVAPLQGEFGDIGQLEEFSRHGLGHLTRAYGTRPVDAAARASWLWKFQADLVTGTRLGIPAIVHEECLTGLSAWKAATFPTPLAWGAAFDPDLVTEMAAAIGASMRALGIHQGLSPVLDVIRDPRWGRVDECIAEDPYLVGTIGTSYVRGLQSQGVHATLKHFVGYSASRAGRNFAPVHAGPRELADVLLPPFEMAILDGDARSVMHSYAEIDGVPVAADPTLLTGVLHDRWGFDGTVVADYFGVAFLNLLHHVAGDHAQAAVQALTAGVDIELPTGDAYLTLAETVRAGKLDESLVDRAVLRVLRQKLELGLLDATFTDEPPQAVDLDSPEHRAIARRLAEESLVLVANQGALPLPAGRRMAVIGPNADRQSALFGCYSFLNHVLVQHPDVETGIAVPTVLDAVRDEFGGDLVSWARGCAVDDDDRSGFDEAVEAATAADVAVLVVGDHAGLFGRGTVGEGCDRDDLALPGVQRDLVEAVLATGTPVVLVLLTGRPYAVDWALARCAAVVQTFFPGEEGAGAIAGVLSGRVNPSGRLPVSLPRSAGAQPYSYLHPTLGEGNEVTNLPSTPAAPFGHGLSYTTFEYADLTVPATVPTDGALQVTVRVTNTGAVAGDDVVQLYGRDLVASVTRPVAQLLGYHRLHLEPGQSATVELTVPTTRLAFSDRTLTRVVEPGDVELWVGTSAHRHAQARTTLTGDTTPVTTASPRWTTSQVS